From Staphylothermus hellenicus DSM 12710, a single genomic window includes:
- a CDS encoding thiamine-phosphate synthase family protein, translating into MLLQEIAARIIIPPLKGLLIHSLSKEGFSQRRIAKLLGITQPQVHKYLSKPEEYYYNLLLSHGFDIDKISSYLNIILYTALKEEQLKLVLLMSSIVNDLSMEYLCRIKHGARDYCRGTMIVDPFIEHYKSFISTLLSKYNLSKLIPEVGSNIVFSPHKPKDISDIIGLSGRILRVGGGIKAVGEPIYGGSRHLSRILLIATKYNEKYRAAMNIVYDKYILDKLADKNYKVMESGPHKTLEEFWLNIEKTLKEKPQIIGDKGGYGLEPVIYIFAENLSKLEEIIRIILYD; encoded by the coding sequence TTGTTACTGCAAGAAATAGCGGCTAGAATAATAATACCTCCACTGAAAGGATTACTAATTCATTCTCTCTCAAAAGAAGGGTTTAGCCAGAGAAGAATAGCTAAACTACTAGGCATAACTCAGCCGCAAGTACATAAGTATCTAAGTAAACCAGAGGAATACTATTATAATCTTCTATTATCTCATGGATTCGACATCGATAAAATAAGTAGTTATTTAAACATAATATTATATACTGCTTTAAAAGAGGAACAGTTAAAACTGGTTCTATTGATGAGCAGTATTGTAAACGATTTATCCATGGAGTATTTATGCAGGATAAAACATGGTGCGAGAGATTATTGTCGTGGCACAATGATTGTTGACCCATTCATAGAGCATTATAAATCATTTATTTCAACACTGTTATCAAAATACAACCTGTCTAAGCTAATACCAGAAGTCGGCTCCAACATAGTTTTTTCTCCACATAAACCAAAAGATATAAGTGATATAATCGGATTATCCGGCAGAATACTAAGAGTAGGCGGAGGCATTAAAGCTGTTGGTGAACCTATATATGGTGGTAGCAGGCATTTATCAAGAATACTGCTCATTGCTACAAAATATAATGAAAAATATAGAGCTGCAATGAACATTGTATATGATAAATATATACTGGACAAACTCGCCGATAAAAACTATAAGGTAATGGAGTCCGGACCCCATAAAACACTAGAAGAATTCTGGTTAAACATTGAGAAAACCCTTAAAGAAAAACCCCAGATTATAGGGGATAAGGGCGGATACGGTTTAGAACCCGTCATATATATTTTCGCGGAGAACCTTTCCAAACTAGAAGAAATAATACGAATTATCCTATACGACTAA
- a CDS encoding ketopantoate reductase family protein, which yields MDTLQYYDLCIVGGGSIGGIIAYYSFRGGITSIPVYYRSIESIEAIMKNGGLTIKYGDKEYLLPIIPVHHSKPIGKCRFVINTVKAYHVKDTINLMHKITDEDSLILMLQNGFGSLELVEEKMLNRYVAGGVVFIGAERINRYYILHHGGRTIIAGRRKGFTAKLLELMNILNRGGCDFRVTSNIDLYRWIKLGVNAVINPLTAITRSKNKIVLTQYGRILAEKIIDELIIAAEKYGFKLDKKKLLTTIFRGAKNTSENYSSMAQDIMNNKPTEIDYINGFIAKHVGEKSVNEVITLIVHLIEESYMKNH from the coding sequence GTGGATACATTGCAGTATTATGATTTATGCATTGTTGGTGGAGGAAGTATAGGGGGGATAATAGCCTATTATTCTTTTAGGGGAGGAATAACTAGTATACCAGTCTATTATCGAAGCATTGAAAGCATTGAAGCAATAATGAAGAATGGAGGCTTAACGATAAAATATGGTGATAAAGAATATCTTTTACCCATAATTCCCGTTCATCATAGTAAACCAATTGGTAAATGCAGATTCGTAATAAATACTGTGAAAGCATACCATGTTAAAGATACAATTAACTTAATGCATAAGATAACCGATGAAGACTCATTAATCTTAATGCTACAAAATGGTTTTGGCAGCCTAGAACTAGTCGAGGAAAAAATGCTTAACCGATACGTTGCTGGAGGAGTAGTATTCATTGGCGCTGAACGAATAAATAGATATTATATACTACACCATGGAGGTAGAACCATTATCGCAGGGAGAAGAAAAGGGTTTACAGCCAAGTTATTGGAGTTAATGAATATTCTTAACAGGGGAGGATGCGATTTCCGAGTAACATCAAATATAGATCTATACAGATGGATAAAGCTAGGAGTAAATGCTGTTATTAACCCATTAACTGCAATAACACGTTCTAAGAACAAAATAGTCCTAACACAATATGGTAGAATTCTAGCAGAAAAAATAATTGACGAACTAATCATTGCCGCGGAGAAATATGGTTTCAAACTTGATAAGAAAAAACTCCTAACAACTATTTTTAGAGGAGCCAAGAATACCTCGGAAAACTATTCTAGTATGGCTCAGGATATAATGAATAATAAGCCTACCGAGATAGATTACATTAATGGATTCATAGCTAAACACGTAGGGGAAAAATCGGTTAATGAAGTTATAACACTTATTGTTCACTTAATAGAAGAATCCTACATGAAGAATCATTAA
- the panB gene encoding 3-methyl-2-oxobutanoate hydroxymethyltransferase: protein MKKITVKDILKMKGKKKIVMITAYDYPFAKLVDEAGVDIILVGDSAGMVVHGLPSTIPVTMDMMLTHVASVARAKPRALIVGDMPFLSYEASIEEAVRNAGLMLKSGAEAVKIEGGSEMVDVVKALVRAGIPVMGHIGLTPQRYLLLGGYRRRGVKEYEAEKIIEDAKELEKAGAFSIVIEFTAADIAEEITREVSVPTICIGSGPYCDGQVLVLHDLLGIYEEIPPFAKKYADLRRIVIDSVKKYAEEVRNGVFPERKHYFFSKRRGAEK, encoded by the coding sequence TTGAAGAAGATAACAGTTAAAGATATATTGAAAATGAAGGGGAAGAAGAAAATCGTTATGATAACCGCTTATGATTATCCATTCGCCAAACTCGTCGATGAAGCAGGGGTAGACATTATTCTCGTAGGGGATAGTGCTGGAATGGTTGTTCACGGACTACCATCAACTATTCCTGTAACAATGGATATGATGCTAACACATGTTGCAAGTGTTGCTAGAGCTAAGCCTAGAGCATTAATTGTGGGTGATATGCCTTTTCTAAGCTATGAAGCAAGTATTGAGGAAGCTGTTAGGAATGCTGGCTTAATGTTAAAATCAGGAGCTGAAGCCGTTAAGATCGAGGGTGGAAGCGAGATGGTTGATGTAGTAAAAGCACTTGTAAGAGCAGGTATTCCTGTAATGGGCCATATAGGTTTAACTCCTCAAAGATACCTCTTACTAGGTGGTTATAGGCGGAGAGGCGTGAAAGAATATGAAGCTGAAAAAATAATTGAGGATGCAAAGGAGCTTGAAAAAGCAGGAGCATTCTCGATCGTAATAGAATTTACAGCTGCTGATATAGCTGAGGAAATAACCAGAGAAGTATCTGTTCCCACAATATGTATTGGTAGCGGGCCATACTGTGATGGACAAGTACTTGTTCTCCATGATTTACTTGGAATATATGAGGAAATCCCTCCATTCGCGAAGAAATACGCTGACCTCAGAAGAATAGTGATTGACTCGGTTAAGAAGTATGCTGAAGAAGTTCGAAACGGAGTATTTCCTGAAAGAAAACATTATTTCTTCAGTAAACGCCGTGGGGCTGAAAAATAA
- a CDS encoding pantoate kinase, with the protein MLIKIPLHISGLWYPIITNNPLTTGSIGAGINIALYLTAKLRNTEKCGIILNNEEVLKDHSQTICGKLGANLYVDEKSPISLGYGFGVSAACLLGLSLSSLLIKNNTIEKATWPAHIAEVIYNTGYGDVIAEFYGGVEIRVKPGPPGIGVVEHIYPGRKIDLIVSILPGREDTPKMLKRISRETYDLAKKLVEELLEKPSVEEFFEKARIFTSKIFSYDSIDELLSPYRSKIIGYFRKKQALTLWVEKEWLDEIYSYLNKYFLTFKTWIDMYGVRFENPP; encoded by the coding sequence TTGCTTATCAAAATCCCCCTACATATTAGTGGGTTATGGTATCCTATAATAACAAATAATCCCTTAACAACTGGAAGTATTGGGGCAGGAATAAATATAGCATTATACTTGACAGCTAAGCTGAGAAACACTGAGAAATGCGGTATCATACTGAACAATGAGGAAGTATTAAAGGATCATTCCCAAACCATATGTGGAAAACTAGGAGCAAACCTATATGTCGATGAGAAATCACCTATCAGCCTTGGATACGGGTTTGGAGTATCTGCTGCATGCTTACTTGGTTTAAGTCTTTCATCTCTTTTGATCAAAAATAATACTATTGAAAAAGCTACGTGGCCCGCTCATATAGCTGAGGTAATCTATAATACTGGTTACGGGGATGTAATAGCTGAATTTTACGGGGGCGTAGAGATTAGAGTAAAACCTGGACCACCAGGTATAGGGGTTGTTGAACATATTTATCCAGGTAGAAAAATTGATCTCATAGTTTCTATTCTTCCAGGCAGAGAAGATACCCCAAAAATGCTTAAACGAATAAGTAGGGAAACATATGATCTCGCTAAAAAACTTGTTGAGGAGCTCCTGGAAAAGCCTAGTGTTGAGGAGTTTTTTGAGAAAGCACGTATTTTCACTTCTAAAATATTCAGCTATGATAGTATAGATGAGCTATTATCTCCTTATAGAAGTAAAATCATTGGTTATTTCCGTAAAAAACAAGCATTAACATTATGGGTTGAGAAAGAGTGGTTAGACGAGATATATTCTTATTTAAACAAGTATTTTCTAACGTTTAAAACATGGATAGACATGTATGGTGTGAGATTTGAGAATCCCCCCTAA
- a CDS encoding 4-phosphopantoate--beta-alanine ligase, translated as MRIPPNHPRRESLLLREKIVEGYKRGIVALEGLIAHGRGECFDYLLGEKTHDFAYEAIKAAAAALLLAEYPVLSVNGNTAMLVPSEIVELARIVNARIEVNLFYRTKEREKAIAGWLRKHGATEILGVEEDASATIPELFSERRRVSPRGILRADVVFVPLEDGDRTEALRRIGKTVIAVDLNPLSRTARAANITIIDNIVRAAPLLVEEANKLKKKDRSMLRRILDEYDNNRVLSRALIEIRNRLERLANTRIVLDIS; from the coding sequence TTGAGAATCCCCCCTAATCATCCTAGGAGAGAAAGCTTATTGTTAAGAGAAAAAATAGTTGAGGGATACAAGAGGGGAATAGTTGCTTTAGAGGGGTTAATAGCTCATGGGCGAGGCGAGTGTTTCGATTACCTGCTTGGAGAAAAAACACATGATTTCGCATATGAAGCTATAAAGGCTGCTGCGGCTGCTTTATTACTTGCTGAATACCCTGTTTTATCAGTAAACGGTAACACAGCTATGCTTGTACCCTCCGAAATAGTGGAGCTAGCCAGAATAGTGAATGCAAGGATCGAGGTTAACCTGTTTTATAGGACAAAGGAGAGGGAGAAAGCTATTGCTGGTTGGCTAAGAAAACATGGTGCTACAGAGATCCTTGGTGTTGAAGAAGATGCTTCAGCAACTATTCCCGAATTATTTAGTGAGAGGCGAAGAGTTAGTCCGCGGGGAATACTGCGAGCTGACGTTGTTTTTGTTCCATTAGAAGATGGTGATCGAACAGAGGCTTTGCGGAGAATAGGTAAAACAGTTATTGCTGTTGATTTAAATCCATTATCAAGAACTGCTCGTGCAGCAAATATTACTATTATTGACAATATTGTTAGAGCAGCCCCCCTACTTGTAGAAGAAGCCAATAAGTTGAAAAAGAAGGATCGTTCCATGCTACGTAGAATTCTTGATGAATACGATAACAACCGTGTATTGAGTAGAGCATTGATTGAGATAAGGAATAGATTAGAAAGACTTGCTAATACTAGAATAGTTCTTGATATATCTTAG
- the coaBC gene encoding bifunctional phosphopantothenoylcysteine decarboxylase/phosphopantothenate--cysteine ligase CoaBC, whose protein sequence is MRILSELPRREEYSPLKNRRLLIGLTASSSIYRSIDLIRKLIRMGAKIKVVMTRESLSLITPDLVEWATGPKPLIEFTGRAEHIELTNWAEAFIIVPATLNTIAKIAYGIGDQLLHLTAITMMGAGKKLAILPTMNMKLYNSPQYREALNKLASYSNVSIINPLIDEGKAKFPPLDDVAHCIDALVNRGRDLEGKHILVTAGPTIEYIDPVRIITNNSSGLMGVLLAREAVCRGATVDLVHGPLRIDPPYNVNKYPVTTTAQMAKTISKLTNEKQYDAAIFAAAPADYTVLSRSRKKISTRELGSLVIRLKQTPKTVKFVSRNNRPKLMIIFSAETIDNHLELVEKARNKLVDYNADLAIANNVSISGIGFSSSYIDACIVSRDSYECMGVIRKEVLMRKIIDLIKQNI, encoded by the coding sequence GTGAGAATCTTGTCAGAGCTTCCTCGAAGGGAAGAATATTCTCCACTTAAAAATAGAAGACTACTTATTGGTTTAACTGCTAGTTCCTCAATTTATAGATCAATTGATCTAATAAGAAAACTCATCAGAATGGGCGCGAAAATAAAAGTGGTCATGACCAGGGAATCCCTTAGCCTAATTACCCCTGATCTGGTTGAGTGGGCTACTGGGCCTAAACCATTAATCGAATTCACGGGTAGAGCTGAACATATAGAATTAACTAATTGGGCTGAAGCATTCATTATAGTCCCCGCTACTCTAAACACTATTGCAAAAATAGCTTATGGAATAGGTGATCAATTACTTCATTTAACCGCTATAACAATGATGGGGGCTGGTAAAAAACTAGCAATACTGCCAACTATGAATATGAAACTATATAATAGCCCACAGTACCGTGAAGCACTTAATAAACTAGCTAGTTACAGTAATGTCTCTATTATTAATCCATTAATAGATGAGGGTAAAGCAAAGTTTCCACCATTAGACGATGTTGCTCACTGTATTGACGCATTAGTTAATAGGGGACGTGATCTTGAAGGTAAACACATACTCGTAACCGCTGGCCCCACAATAGAATACATTGATCCTGTAAGAATAATAACGAATAATAGTTCAGGATTAATGGGAGTATTACTTGCAAGGGAAGCGGTTTGTAGAGGAGCAACAGTAGACTTAGTACATGGCCCACTAAGAATAGATCCACCATACAATGTTAATAAATATCCTGTTACCACAACTGCTCAAATGGCTAAGACTATTTCAAAGCTTACAAATGAGAAACAATATGATGCAGCAATATTTGCTGCTGCACCAGCAGACTACACCGTATTGTCTAGAAGCCGTAAAAAGATATCAACTCGTGAACTCGGTAGCTTAGTTATAAGATTGAAGCAAACCCCTAAAACAGTAAAATTTGTGTCTCGAAATAATAGGCCAAAGCTCATGATTATATTTTCAGCTGAAACAATTGATAATCATTTAGAATTAGTGGAGAAAGCTAGAAATAAACTAGTAGATTATAATGCTGATCTAGCCATAGCTAATAATGTCAGCATTAGCGGTATAGGTTTCTCATCAAGCTATATTGATGCATGCATTGTCTCTCGGGATAGTTATGAATGCATGGGTGTTATAAGAAAAGAAGTATTGATGAGAAAGATTATTGATCTAATAAAACAAAACATCTAA
- a CDS encoding GNAT family N-acetyltransferase, which produces MIFWRKNKEVNEKDIPSIYEIFENAEKKLQEKAQGYRIRNAEEKDLDDVRQINMITLPENYPSYFFRELWIKYGKSFYVAEAPGGKIVGYIMCRVETKPGYFKHFLVKSGHIVSIAVLEKHRRKGLGHALMAYALKSLYEEYRCSESYLEVRVTNKPAINLYEKLGFKTIKILHHYYLDGEDAFLMARPLP; this is translated from the coding sequence TTGATCTTTTGGAGAAAAAATAAGGAGGTTAATGAAAAAGATATACCAAGCATTTATGAAATATTCGAAAACGCTGAGAAGAAGTTGCAGGAGAAAGCTCAAGGATATAGGATAAGAAATGCTGAGGAAAAAGATCTTGATGATGTAAGACAAATAAATATGATCACATTGCCGGAAAACTATCCATCCTACTTCTTCAGGGAACTATGGATAAAATATGGTAAATCATTCTATGTAGCAGAAGCTCCTGGAGGAAAAATAGTGGGCTATATAATGTGCCGGGTAGAAACAAAACCCGGATACTTCAAACATTTCCTAGTAAAGAGCGGGCATATAGTTAGTATAGCTGTTCTAGAAAAACATCGTAGAAAAGGGCTTGGACACGCTCTTATGGCATATGCTTTGAAGAGTTTATATGAAGAATATCGTTGTAGCGAATCATATCTCGAGGTTAGAGTTACGAATAAACCCGCGATAAACCTTTATGAAAAACTGGGATTCAAAACTATAAAGATACTCCACCACTACTACCTAGACGGAGAAGATGCTTTCCTCATGGCTAGACCGCTACCATAG
- the asnS gene encoding asparagine--tRNA ligase, whose amino-acid sequence MNENIGWHHIEDVLSNSFVGRKVCVRGWIYRRSVVGGKAFVRVRDSTGVIQVVVDKKKCGEDIVRTLKDIGLEASVKTCGELVKQPRAPGGYEIQADWFKVVGYSRDFPIKGGEGIDYLLDNRHLWIRSRKLTETMKIKHSVLRAGREYFIENGWWEVTPPILTASAVEGGATLFPVKYFDKTAYLSQSAQLYLEALIYSLEKVWSLTTSFRAEKSRTRRHLAEYWHLEAEAAWYNMEDMMRVAEELVAHIVQYVLEHNRRQLEILGRNLEILKNYVEPPYPRIRYDEAIEILQKKGVNIEWGDDLGADEERVLTMEFDKPFFITHFPKEIKSFYMKLDPENEKLALGFDLLAPEGYGEIIGGSEREDDYNKLLNRIIEQGYNPEDYKWYLDLRKYGSVPHSGFGLGIERLVMWIAGLDHIRDAIPFPRFRGRIYP is encoded by the coding sequence ATGAATGAAAATATAGGGTGGCACCATATCGAGGATGTTTTGTCGAATAGTTTTGTTGGTAGAAAAGTTTGTGTGAGGGGCTGGATTTATCGTAGAAGCGTTGTTGGCGGAAAAGCTTTTGTTAGGGTGAGGGATTCAACCGGGGTTATACAAGTTGTAGTTGATAAGAAGAAGTGCGGGGAGGATATTGTTAGAACTCTTAAGGATATAGGTTTAGAAGCCAGTGTTAAGACGTGTGGCGAGCTTGTTAAACAACCCCGTGCTCCAGGCGGATACGAGATACAAGCTGATTGGTTCAAAGTTGTAGGTTATAGTAGGGACTTCCCCATCAAGGGAGGTGAAGGAATAGATTACTTATTAGATAATAGGCATCTATGGATTAGAAGCCGGAAATTAACAGAGACCATGAAGATCAAGCACAGCGTTCTCAGGGCTGGAAGAGAATACTTCATAGAGAATGGTTGGTGGGAAGTAACACCCCCAATACTAACAGCATCAGCAGTGGAGGGGGGAGCTACACTATTCCCCGTTAAATACTTTGATAAAACAGCTTATCTGAGCCAAAGCGCTCAACTATACCTTGAAGCCCTAATATATAGCCTTGAAAAAGTATGGAGCCTAACAACAAGCTTTAGAGCTGAAAAATCACGTACACGTAGACACCTAGCTGAGTATTGGCACCTAGAAGCAGAAGCTGCATGGTATAATATGGAGGATATGATGAGGGTGGCTGAAGAACTGGTAGCACATATTGTTCAATATGTTCTAGAACATAATAGGAGACAATTGGAGATCCTAGGCAGAAACCTTGAAATATTGAAGAACTATGTTGAACCCCCATATCCTAGGATACGATACGATGAAGCAATAGAGATTCTGCAGAAGAAAGGCGTAAATATTGAGTGGGGAGATGATCTGGGTGCAGACGAGGAGAGAGTTCTTACAATGGAATTCGATAAACCATTCTTCATCACTCATTTCCCCAAGGAGATTAAGAGCTTCTACATGAAACTTGACCCTGAAAACGAAAAACTAGCTTTAGGATTCGATCTCTTAGCGCCGGAGGGATACGGTGAAATCATAGGTGGAAGTGAACGTGAAGACGACTATAATAAATTGCTTAATAGAATAATTGAGCAGGGATATAATCCTGAAGACTATAAATGGTATCTTGATCTCAGAAAATACGGATCAGTGCCTCACAGCGGTTTTGGCTTAGGAATCGAGAGACTAGTTATGTGGATAGCTGGACTAGACCATATTAGAGACGCTATACCATTCCCAAGATTTAGAGGTAGAATTTATCCATGA
- a CDS encoding endonuclease III domain-containing protein, protein MTQSIGEEIINILRKHYKLNLKEFIAPNIRDKSLFEYIIGVMLSQNTSDKNAIRAYFNLKKIYGEITPDKILSTPIDKLIEALKPAGMYNQRAQRIIELAKIFTEKNVEEELGKLIEEGKLREARKYLVSLPGVGLKTADVVLLMYYGQPVFPVDTHIRRVTKRLGYIGKDDYEAISSWWMKQLKPNDYLETHLLLITHGRKTCKARKPLCNICPIRKYCKYYYETKQLISRGN, encoded by the coding sequence TTGACACAGAGTATTGGAGAAGAAATAATAAATATTCTCCGTAAACATTACAAGTTGAACCTGAAAGAATTCATTGCTCCAAATATCCGTGACAAATCATTGTTCGAATACATTATAGGTGTTATGCTTAGCCAAAATACAAGCGATAAAAATGCTATTCGAGCCTATTTCAATCTTAAAAAGATATATGGAGAAATAACACCTGATAAAATCCTCTCTACACCCATAGATAAATTAATTGAGGCATTAAAACCTGCCGGAATGTATAATCAAAGAGCCCAACGCATCATTGAACTAGCCAAGATATTTACCGAGAAGAACGTAGAGGAAGAACTTGGAAAACTAATAGAGGAGGGAAAACTTAGAGAGGCTAGAAAATACCTAGTCAGTTTACCAGGTGTTGGATTAAAAACAGCCGATGTAGTCTTATTAATGTATTATGGGCAGCCAGTATTCCCAGTTGATACCCATATTCGTAGAGTGACTAAGAGATTAGGATATATTGGCAAAGACGATTACGAAGCCATATCTAGTTGGTGGATGAAACAATTAAAACCAAACGATTACTTAGAGACGCATCTCCTTCTAATAACGCATGGTAGAAAAACATGTAAAGCGAGAAAACCATTATGTAATATATGCCCTATAAGGAAATACTGTAAATACTATTATGAAACAAAACAACTAATTTCTAGAGGGAATTAA
- a CDS encoding sulfite oxidase-like oxidoreductase produces MNCVATGSPGLFKKGIVKVIQCFINKKYRSIDYSILKPLIWEYLAHVFILDNDKCSLEFVDNEPVNDEYIIYRYHLNCSDRKGYIGIRAVTRKNKLVMIVFTIGKKYEEITKTNLLGIEKLSALFTKQLVREKPVKEYEATPPGQRFIPGFIIYRILGQPYVRINEWSLKITGEVEKQLEYTYKDLLEMEHITIKTDFHCVTGWSVKDVEWTGVQLKRFAEEARVKPGVRWVYIVSLDGYTTIVPYEDFVSDKSILALKMNNESLPLEQGFPARIIIPHLYGWKSAKWVGKIIFTDKYVDGYWEALGYHWRGNIYLNERFKQI; encoded by the coding sequence TTGAATTGTGTAGCCACAGGCTCTCCAGGCTTATTTAAGAAGGGTATTGTAAAAGTGATTCAATGCTTTATCAATAAGAAATATAGAAGTATTGATTATTCTATTCTAAAACCACTAATATGGGAGTATTTAGCTCATGTCTTCATATTAGATAATGATAAATGTAGTTTAGAATTCGTGGACAATGAGCCAGTAAATGATGAATATATTATTTATAGATATCATTTGAACTGCTCAGATAGAAAGGGATATATTGGTATAAGGGCTGTAACGAGAAAAAACAAATTGGTAATGATAGTTTTCACTATTGGGAAAAAATATGAGGAAATAACTAAGACAAATCTTCTAGGAATCGAGAAGCTAAGTGCTTTGTTTACTAAACAACTAGTTAGGGAAAAACCAGTTAAAGAATATGAGGCAACACCTCCTGGCCAAAGATTCATACCTGGCTTCATAATATACCGTATCCTAGGCCAACCATATGTGAGAATAAATGAGTGGTCTCTGAAGATAACTGGGGAAGTAGAGAAACAACTCGAATATACATATAAAGACCTTCTTGAAATGGAGCACATTACTATCAAAACAGATTTCCACTGTGTAACTGGGTGGAGTGTGAAAGATGTTGAATGGACAGGGGTTCAGCTAAAAAGGTTTGCCGAAGAAGCCAGGGTTAAGCCTGGAGTGAGATGGGTTTACATAGTATCGCTTGACGGATATACAACCATTGTTCCATATGAAGACTTTGTATCCGATAAATCAATTCTAGCTCTCAAAATGAATAACGAATCATTACCGCTTGAACAAGGTTTTCCAGCAAGAATAATTATTCCACATCTTTATGGATGGAAAAGCGCGAAATGGGTGGGAAAAATAATTTTCACAGATAAATACGTTGATGGCTACTGGGAAGCACTAGGATACCATTGGAGAGGCAATATATACTTAAATGAGAGATTTAAGCAAATCTAA
- a CDS encoding MFS transporter: MMMKSLRELGNEKKITLISLYIYTFIRGAGRASYMFLYPLFLISIGYSTKDLGLIATIASALIIVILPIIGHLVDLGWAIEVLFLSGLSLSLALIIPVIYPSFYSLIISYALNMLSLYLWSPSRNKIIGAIIPQILLGRVYSLFVILFNSSRTITPFILGRLTETFGYEYLMIWMGIFSFAGTFIVYLILVLRQNMFSRAPIGKADVINSYKAMLAFDKSVIAIIIFALIDSFAWRLWFPLLNAYLKEYRRFTDPIIGDYNTVIGLSMLVTSYFAGVITDRIKPIKSLIVYELIGAVGILLINLPHPYIHLSALLIGFSIAFWVSAYNTLITVMYGVEKIGRLRVLTDSVRNISSIPAPQIGGYLMSINPLITFTISALLMSIAIIPLRKIRVKTS; the protein is encoded by the coding sequence ATGATGATGAAGAGTTTAAGAGAATTGGGTAATGAGAAGAAAATAACTCTGATTTCCCTATATATCTATACATTTATCCGCGGTGCTGGAAGAGCTAGTTATATGTTCTTGTATCCCTTATTCCTAATAAGTATAGGATACTCAACAAAAGATCTAGGCTTAATAGCAACTATTGCGTCTGCCCTAATCATAGTAATACTTCCAATTATAGGTCATCTTGTCGATCTTGGATGGGCGATCGAGGTATTGTTTTTATCTGGTTTATCCCTGTCATTAGCATTAATAATTCCAGTAATTTATCCAAGTTTTTACTCATTAATAATATCTTATGCATTAAATATGCTTAGCTTATATCTATGGTCTCCTTCGAGAAATAAGATAATAGGCGCAATTATTCCCCAGATATTATTAGGTAGAGTTTACAGTTTATTTGTGATCTTATTTAACTCGTCTAGAACCATAACTCCTTTCATATTGGGCAGATTAACTGAGACATTCGGTTATGAATACTTGATGATTTGGATGGGGATTTTTAGTTTTGCAGGAACATTTATAGTTTATCTGATCCTTGTTCTTAGACAAAACATGTTTTCACGTGCACCCATTGGAAAAGCTGATGTTATTAATAGTTATAAGGCTATGTTAGCGTTTGATAAAAGCGTTATAGCTATTATTATATTTGCTTTAATTGATAGTTTTGCGTGGAGGCTTTGGTTCCCACTATTAAATGCTTATCTAAAAGAATATAGGAGATTTACTGATCCTATTATTGGCGATTATAATACTGTTATCGGGTTATCGATGCTGGTGACTTCGTATTTTGCAGGCGTTATTACAGATAGGATCAAACCTATAAAATCCCTCATAGTATATGAGCTTATAGGAGCTGTTGGTATTCTCTTAATAAATCTTCCTCATCCATATATTCATTTATCAGCATTGCTTATAGGATTCAGTATTGCTTTCTGGGTGTCCGCATATAATACACTGATTACGGTCATGTATGGAGTAGAGAAGATCGGTAGATTAAGAGTATTAACCGATTCTGTGAGAAATATTTCATCTATACCGGCACCACAAATAGGAGGCTATTTAATGTCCATTAATCCATTAATAACATTTACTATAAGCGCCCTCCTCATGTCAATTGCTATTATTCCTCTGAGAAAGATAAGGGTAAAAACTAGTTAG